A region from the Triticum aestivum cultivar Chinese Spring chromosome 3D, IWGSC CS RefSeq v2.1, whole genome shotgun sequence genome encodes:
- the LOC123080468 gene encoding esterase PIR7B — protein sequence MESTQTNSVRNHFILVHGLCHGAWCWYKVVTALEAAGHRVTAVDLAASGAHPARVDEVHSFEEYSRPLLDAVAAAPERGGERLILVGHSHGGLSLALAMERFPGKVAAAVFAAAAMPSVGKHMGVTTEEFMRRTSSKGLLMDCEMLPINNNQGAGVAIIMGPDFLARKYYQQSPPEDLALAKMLVRPGNQFMKDPVMKDASLLTDDNYGSVKKVYVVAKADGSSTEEMQRWMVMFSPDTEVEEIAGADHAIMSSRPTELCDALVKIANNLNTC from the exons ATGGAGAGCACCCAGACCAACAGCGTGAGGAACCATTTCATCCTGGTGCACGGCCTCTGCCACGGGGCGTGGTGCTGGTACAAGGTGGTCACGGCGCTCGAGGCCGCGGGGCACCGTGTCACGGCGGTCGACCTCGCCGCGTCCGGCGCCCACCCGGCGCGTGTCGACGAGGTGCACTCGTTCGAGGAGTACTCCAGGCCGCTGCTCGACGCGGTGGCCGCGGCTCCGGAGAGGGGCGGCGAGAGGCTGATTCTGGTCGGGCACAGCCACGGCGGGCTCAGCTTGGCGCTAGCCATGGAGAGGTTCCCCGGCAAGGTCGCCGCCGCCGTGTTCGCGGCCGCCGCGATGCCGAGCGTTGGCAAGCACATGGGCGTCACCACCGAGGAG TTCATGCGAAGAACATCATCGAAGGGACTACTCATGGACTGCGAGATGCTGCCAATCAATAACAACCAGGGTGCAGGGGTTGCAATCATAATGGGCCCAGACTTCTTAGCACGCAAGTATTACCAGCAAAGTCCACCTGAG GATTTGGCCCTAGCAAAAATGTTGGTGAGGCCGGGAAACCAGTTCATGAAGGATCCAGTGATGAAGGATGCAAGCCTGCTCACCGATGACAACTACGGGTCGGTGAAGAAGGTATACGTGGTAGCCAAGGCTGATGGCTCCAGCACCGAGGAGATGCAGCGTTGGATGGTGATGTTTAGCCCCGACACGGAGGTCGAGGAGATCGCCGGAGCTGACCATGCCATCATGAGCTCTAGGCCTACGGAGCTCTGTGATGCTCTGGTCAAGATCGCCAATAACTTAAATACTTGCTAA